A single region of the Thermodesulfatator indicus DSM 15286 genome encodes:
- a CDS encoding sulfotransferase domain-containing protein: MHKVDNSLLKIKEIYWRIYNQYLLNYKKIEDNHSIDGTILIVGSARSGTTWLGDVCAKILNARPIFEPFIMNKKYEFYFSCSLFKRSWNRKKHENLLMNYSPYISSRKYISSKLYKQIENILKGKVRSQWTDRDVDFRKKYKKRVIKEVRANLMIKFIANEWQKIKIIWIIRNPYNVIKSQIYLSKRYSWSFDLDDNLLKQKFLIKDWLCPFLIFIKKSKTLPERLMHRWCIENYVPFSQKVYELPNVLLVSYERLVSSEKEWRKLFSFLGISISYNELQKYLNKPSHTSIRRSTEDMNQILKEACYSESVLDKILILYGLDNLITNNK; the protein is encoded by the coding sequence ATGCACAAAGTAGATAACTCTTTATTAAAAATAAAAGAAATTTACTGGAGAATATATAATCAATATCTTTTAAATTATAAAAAGATAGAAGATAATCATTCTATTGATGGGACAATTTTAATTGTTGGTTCTGCGCGAAGTGGTACTACCTGGTTAGGTGATGTTTGCGCAAAAATTTTAAATGCTAGACCTATATTTGAACCATTTATTATGAATAAAAAATACGAGTTTTATTTTTCTTGTTCTTTGTTTAAGCGTTCTTGGAATAGAAAAAAACATGAAAATCTTTTAATGAATTATTCTCCGTATATTTCTTCTAGAAAATATATATCTAGTAAATTATATAAACAGATAGAAAATATTTTAAAAGGCAAAGTAAGATCACAATGGACGGATAGGGATGTAGATTTTAGAAAAAAATATAAAAAAAGAGTTATTAAAGAAGTTAGAGCTAATTTGATGATAAAATTTATAGCTAATGAATGGCAAAAAATTAAAATAATATGGATTATACGTAATCCTTATAATGTAATTAAATCTCAAATTTATTTATCAAAAAGATATAGCTGGTCATTTGATTTAGACGATAATCTCTTGAAACAGAAATTTCTAATTAAAGATTGGTTGTGTCCATTTTTAATCTTTATAAAGAAATCTAAGACCTTACCTGAACGATTGATGCATAGATGGTGTATTGAGAATTACGTTCCATTTTCTCAAAAAGTTTATGAGTTACCAAATGTTCTTCTTGTTTCTTATGAAAGATTAGTTTCCTCTGAGAAGGAATGGAGAAAACTTTTCTCTTTTTTAGGTATATCTATATCATATAACGAATTACAGAAATATCTTAACAAGCCTAGCCATACGAGTATAAGACGTTCAACTGAAGATATGAATCAGATTTTAAAAGAGGCTTGTTATTCTGAGTCGGTTTTAGATAAAATTCTTATCTTATATGGCTTAGACAATTTAATAACTAATAATAAATAA
- a CDS encoding oligosaccharide flippase family protein gives MAEESLGIKAGRAALWQVAGGGWQTLVRLGASIYLARALKPSDFGLFGMALLYQELIVMALSMGFGTCTK, from the coding sequence ATGGCAGAAGAGTCATTAGGCATAAAGGCCGGGCGAGCGGCCCTTTGGCAGGTGGCCGGAGGCGGCTGGCAAACCCTAGTTCGCTTAGGGGCAAGCATTTACCTTGCCCGGGCGCTCAAGCCTTCTGACTTCGGCCTTTTCGGCATGGCCCTTCTTTATCAAGAGCTCATAGTTATGGCCCTTTCTATGGGGTTTGGCACATGCACAAAGTAG
- a CDS encoding DUF2283 domain-containing protein, protein MKIIYYSEDDIIYIDLQDKPSMESEEVSPGIVIDFDENGVPVGIEISNASQKVRFKDLEIINLPISDFIFKKAA, encoded by the coding sequence ATGAAAATTATCTATTATTCTGAAGATGATATCATATATATTGATCTTCAGGACAAACCTAGTATGGAATCCGAAGAAGTTTCTCCTGGTATAGTGATAGACTTTGATGAAAACGGAGTTCCCGTAGGGATAGAAATTTCAAATGCTAGCCAAAAAGTGCGTTTTAAAGACCTTGAGATAATAAACCTGCCTATTTCTGATTTTATATTTAAAAAAGCAGCTTAA
- a CDS encoding type II toxin-antitoxin system prevent-host-death family antitoxin: MIITANELKTKGISFVEKLMKKSREVFISVRGQKKFVILPIEEYERLKEAELESIIRQAEKDYQEGRYVVESAEEHFKRLGI; encoded by the coding sequence ATGATTATTACGGCGAATGAATTAAAAACTAAAGGAATATCATTTGTTGAAAAGCTCATGAAAAAATCCAGAGAAGTTTTTATTTCGGTTAGGGGCCAGAAAAAGTTTGTAATATTGCCAATTGAAGAATACGAACGCTTAAAAGAAGCTGAACTTGAAAGTATTATCAGACAAGCAGAAAAAGACTATCAAGAGGGAAGATATGTAGTGGAATCAGCTGAAGAGCATTTTAAACGGCTGGGAATTTAA
- a CDS encoding alkaline phosphatase yields MKQGVFRREFLACLATLVASFVFLLFVSVGQVEAGKAKYIFLFIGDGMGIPQRVAAEQFIGEKLLMDKLPAQGITTTYAANRFITGSAAAATAIACGHKTNIGMIGITPDGQVIKSVAELARDKGMKVGIISSVSIDHATPAGFYAHVKKRSQYYDIALQLAKSNFNFFGGGGFKDPNNKKHNSVNYQGNAFDIIRNAGYRIIRDKNEFESLKKGDDKVIVINPRLPDGKAEPYAIDQTPADISLAELTDKAIQLLDNKKGFFIMVEGGKIDWACHANDAVTAIKDTLAFNDAIKVAYDFYLKHPKDTLIVVTADHETGGLTLGFAGTKYASYFDVLHHQNISFKMFTDEIMKNLKKSKYITFEDVKPIITKYFGLKFSGDPSDPMVLKPYEIVQLVKAFEVSMKGKYDEHDPQLYLLYGGYDPLTVTITHILNHKAGLAWTSYKHTGVPIQTTAVGIYADLFNGYYDNTDIAKKIMKAMGITPKVYYVNNYSTETVRSLVANF; encoded by the coding sequence ATGAAGCAAGGTGTTTTCAGAAGAGAGTTTTTAGCTTGTTTAGCCACTTTGGTTGCGTCATTTGTTTTTCTTTTATTCGTAAGTGTTGGTCAAGTAGAAGCCGGAAAAGCGAAATACATTTTTCTTTTTATTGGTGATGGTATGGGCATTCCACAGCGTGTGGCTGCCGAACAGTTTATTGGTGAAAAACTACTGATGGATAAATTACCAGCCCAGGGTATAACCACTACTTACGCTGCTAATCGTTTTATTACTGGTTCTGCAGCAGCGGCTACAGCTATTGCTTGTGGACATAAAACTAATATCGGTATGATTGGTATAACACCTGATGGGCAGGTTATTAAAAGTGTTGCTGAGTTAGCTAGAGATAAAGGGATGAAAGTTGGTATTATATCTAGTGTTTCAATTGATCATGCTACTCCAGCTGGTTTTTACGCGCACGTAAAAAAACGTAGCCAATACTATGATATTGCCCTTCAGTTAGCTAAGAGCAATTTTAACTTTTTTGGAGGTGGTGGTTTTAAAGACCCTAACAATAAGAAACATAATAGTGTAAACTATCAGGGTAATGCTTTTGATATTATACGTAATGCCGGATATCGTATCATTCGCGATAAAAATGAATTTGAAAGTTTGAAAAAAGGAGATGACAAAGTAATTGTTATTAATCCACGCTTACCAGATGGTAAAGCAGAGCCTTATGCTATTGATCAAACTCCAGCTGATATTTCTCTTGCAGAATTAACGGATAAAGCTATTCAGTTATTAGATAATAAAAAAGGCTTTTTTATTATGGTTGAAGGAGGTAAGATAGATTGGGCTTGTCACGCAAATGATGCTGTTACAGCTATTAAAGATACCTTAGCTTTTAATGATGCTATTAAAGTAGCTTATGACTTTTATTTAAAGCACCCTAAGGATACTCTTATTGTAGTGACTGCGGATCACGAAACTGGAGGTTTAACCTTGGGTTTTGCTGGCACAAAATATGCTAGCTATTTTGACGTGCTCCATCATCAAAATATATCTTTCAAAATGTTTACTGATGAGATTATGAAAAATTTAAAGAAGAGTAAATATATTACCTTCGAAGATGTTAAGCCTATAATTACTAAATATTTTGGCCTCAAGTTTTCTGGTGATCCTTCTGATCCTATGGTTTTAAAACCTTATGAAATTGTACAGTTGGTAAAAGCTTTTGAAGTTAGCATGAAAGGTAAGTATGATGAGCATGATCCTCAGCTTTATTTGCTTTATGGTGGTTATGATCCTCTCACTGTAACTATTACTCATATCTTGAATCATAAGGCAGGTCTTGCTTGGACATCTTATAAACATACTGGTGTTCCTATTCAAACAACTGCTGTAGGTATTTATGCTGACTTATTTAATGGTTATTACGATAATACTGATATAGCTAAGAAAATTATGAAAGCTATGGGTATCACTCCTAAAGTTTACTATGTAAATAACTATTCAACTGAAACCGTCCGTTCCTTAGTTGCTAATTTCTAA
- a CDS encoding YibE/F family protein: MPFNKKDFIMACFFLCLSVILFFYPNKFEHRTERKSIRCKGLILKVDNSDIIQHGLVKTGTQDVVVKILDGPFKGKILKSTNQLLGQLDIDKIFKPGDKVLVVLSLTKDNKIFYVNAQDIYRIDIELILFLSFAFFLVVFGGWIGLRALLSFIFTVLVVWKILIPTLLNGINPIYLSVGIVIIIVTAIIFLVGGLNQKSLVAFLGSILGVITTCILAIYATKKAHIHGAVMPFSEPLLYSGFEYLDLTKIYIGAIFLSASGALMDLSMDIASSMDELVKKRPDLSFFELALSGMTVCRYVMGTMVTTLLLAYCGEYISVLMFFMAQGVPLVNFLNFVYVAAEIIKTLVGSFGLVLTGPFTAIVGAMLLKKSSQNREKLLRV; this comes from the coding sequence ATGCCTTTTAATAAAAAAGATTTTATAATGGCTTGTTTTTTTCTTTGTTTATCCGTCATTTTATTTTTTTATCCTAATAAGTTTGAACATAGAACTGAAAGGAAATCGATCCGCTGTAAAGGTCTTATTTTAAAAGTAGATAACTCTGATATTATACAGCATGGTTTAGTGAAAACAGGAACTCAAGATGTAGTTGTTAAAATATTAGATGGCCCTTTTAAAGGAAAAATTTTAAAATCGACTAATCAACTACTAGGGCAGCTGGATATTGATAAAATTTTTAAGCCAGGTGATAAGGTTTTGGTTGTTTTATCCTTGACTAAGGATAATAAAATATTTTATGTTAATGCTCAAGATATTTATAGAATAGATATAGAATTGATACTTTTTTTATCGTTTGCCTTTTTTCTTGTTGTGTTTGGAGGTTGGATTGGACTTAGAGCATTATTATCTTTTATTTTTACGGTTTTAGTTGTTTGGAAGATACTTATCCCTACCCTTTTAAATGGTATTAATCCTATTTATCTTTCTGTTGGAATAGTCATTATTATAGTTACGGCTATTATTTTTCTGGTAGGAGGTCTTAATCAAAAAAGTTTGGTTGCTTTTTTAGGGTCTATTTTAGGTGTTATAACTACCTGTATTTTAGCTATATATGCTACTAAAAAGGCCCATATTCATGGTGCAGTTATGCCCTTTTCTGAACCATTACTATACTCTGGTTTTGAGTATTTAGACCTTACCAAAATATATATTGGGGCTATCTTCCTGTCTGCTTCTGGGGCTTTGATGGATTTATCTATGGATATCGCTTCTAGCATGGATGAGTTAGTCAAAAAGAGGCCTGACCTTAGTTTTTTTGAGTTAGCCTTATCTGGTATGACAGTATGCCGTTATGTAATGGGCACAATGGTTACAACTTTACTTTTGGCTTATTGCGGTGAATATATATCTGTACTCATGTTTTTTATGGCTCAAGGTGTCCCCTTGGTTAATTTCCTTAATTTTGTTTACGTAGCTGCAGAAATTATTAAAACACTTGTAGGTAGTTTTGGTTTGGTTTTAACTGGCCCATTTACAGCAATTGTGGGAGCTATGTTGTTAAAAAAATCATCTCAAAACAGAGAAAAGTTACTTCGGGTTTGA
- a CDS encoding IS110 family transposase produces MKNLSFLGVDVAKDTLVIFDGQKVYEFQNERGLKKFKRKFFKKKEDRKKRVVIYEPTGPYSVFLEEFCATNMIKVVSLNPRKVPRLREVLGHRAKTDNLDAKLLYEYHKIVSEDEIKEIEYNENLEKLSLLLSEYQLYQNIENKLSNFLDYLDRVPVDSKESKKHIQKNLEETRQRLQKIKKEMEELVNKDDDINKGVKEIEKVKGIGKMIATYCYIFFRKRRIRNRREVVALAGLDPEVKESGKRKLVTRISKKGDNRLRSLLFMGALSAIRCKEGGLKEYYESLIKRGKPKKVAIIACARKLLIFAFYNYKKWQMEVQSA; encoded by the coding sequence ATGAAAAATTTATCTTTTCTTGGGGTGGATGTGGCCAAGGATACATTGGTTATTTTTGATGGCCAGAAGGTTTACGAGTTTCAAAATGAAAGGGGTTTAAAGAAATTTAAGAGGAAGTTTTTTAAGAAGAAAGAAGACAGGAAGAAAAGGGTGGTGATATACGAGCCCACAGGGCCATATTCGGTATTTCTGGAGGAGTTCTGTGCTACGAATATGATAAAAGTAGTATCCCTTAACCCCAGAAAAGTCCCCCGTTTAAGAGAAGTATTAGGTCACAGAGCAAAAACAGATAATCTTGATGCGAAACTGTTATACGAATATCACAAGATAGTTAGCGAAGACGAAATCAAGGAGATAGAATATAACGAAAATTTAGAGAAATTATCTTTATTGTTAAGTGAGTATCAATTATATCAAAACATAGAAAACAAGTTATCTAATTTTCTAGACTATTTAGATAGAGTACCAGTAGATAGTAAAGAAAGCAAAAAACACATACAGAAAAACTTAGAAGAAACAAGGCAGAGGCTTCAGAAGATAAAGAAAGAGATGGAGGAATTAGTAAATAAAGATGACGACATAAACAAAGGGGTTAAAGAAATAGAGAAAGTTAAAGGTATAGGGAAGATGATAGCGACATATTGTTACATCTTTTTTCGGAAGAGGCGGATAAGAAACCGGCGGGAGGTAGTAGCTCTAGCAGGATTGGACCCGGAAGTAAAGGAATCTGGTAAGAGGAAGCTGGTAACCAGGATAAGCAAGAAAGGGGATAATAGGTTAAGGAGTTTGCTTTTTATGGGGGCGCTTAGTGCCATAAGATGTAAAGAAGGGGGACTAAAAGAGTATTACGAAAGTTTGATAAAGAGAGGAAAACCGAAGAAAGTGGCCATAATAGCCTGTGCCAGAAAATTATTGATATTTGCTTTCTATAATTACAAAAAATGGCAAATGGAAGTTCAAAGTGCTTGA
- a CDS encoding CCA tRNA nucleotidyltransferase has translation MKFIPTSIYKVLRNLAEAEQEIYVAGGPIRDSFLERPFKDIDLTLPKGAREIAQKIARNSDGHFIPLDEEEGVFRVAINDFFLDFSNFRQGSSSIEKDLGLRDFTVNAMAVTLKEFLSLNPAYWNLIDPFEGKKDLSRGLLRALGRQNFLDDPLRMLRGYRLAAELGFTLDLQTRKWIKELHEHLNCVAKERIAAELERLFSHPAGKVVWLMAEDYILFDIFPELEMARGVAQPTFHHLDVFEHILLALEMADLVLESPKKYFGEALFNEDPFVSIKKNSRTKAVIRLAALFHDIGKPHTFAIRHRITFYEHDRVGAEIFFKIGERLRFSKKFKKEVAHLIRHHMRPFHLLHEFRAGRLSRRAMRRLIKDVPNYPALFMVAMADSLASAGPDKESNLEKELAELFWEIHRFNEEILIKQEKERLVTGQDLIDLFGLEPGPIFRELLEAVEEARSEGKIKTREEALSLLGFLIQEKFGENFK, from the coding sequence ATGAAATTTATTCCCACCTCCATATATAAAGTACTTAGAAATTTGGCCGAGGCCGAGCAAGAAATATACGTTGCCGGAGGGCCAATAAGGGACTCATTTTTGGAAAGGCCCTTCAAAGATATTGACTTAACTTTACCCAAAGGCGCCAGAGAAATAGCCCAAAAAATAGCCAGGAACTCCGATGGACATTTTATCCCCTTGGACGAAGAAGAAGGGGTTTTTCGAGTAGCAATAAATGATTTTTTCTTGGATTTTTCAAACTTTCGCCAAGGCAGCTCTTCTATTGAAAAAGATCTCGGCCTTAGGGATTTCACCGTAAACGCTATGGCTGTTACCCTTAAAGAATTTCTTTCTCTTAATCCCGCCTACTGGAACTTAATTGATCCCTTCGAAGGGAAGAAAGATTTATCACGTGGTTTATTGAGGGCCCTTGGCCGCCAAAATTTTTTAGACGACCCACTAAGAATGCTAAGAGGCTATCGACTGGCAGCTGAACTCGGCTTTACTCTCGACCTCCAAACTAGAAAATGGATAAAAGAACTTCATGAACATTTAAACTGCGTGGCCAAGGAAAGAATAGCCGCAGAGCTTGAAAGACTTTTTTCTCACCCTGCAGGAAAGGTTGTTTGGCTAATGGCCGAAGACTACATTTTGTTTGACATTTTTCCAGAATTAGAAATGGCCAGAGGAGTTGCCCAACCAACTTTTCACCATCTAGACGTTTTTGAACATATTTTGTTGGCCCTTGAAATGGCAGACCTAGTATTGGAATCCCCGAAAAAATATTTTGGTGAAGCTCTTTTTAATGAAGATCCTTTTGTTTCTATTAAAAAAAATTCTCGAACAAAAGCTGTCATCCGTTTAGCCGCCCTTTTTCACGACATAGGGAAACCTCATACTTTTGCCATAAGACATCGCATCACTTTTTATGAACATGACCGCGTAGGCGCTGAAATCTTTTTTAAGATAGGAGAAAGGCTGAGGTTTTCTAAAAAATTCAAAAAAGAAGTAGCACATTTAATAAGGCATCACATGCGGCCTTTTCACCTATTACACGAATTCAGGGCAGGCCGCCTTAGCCGCCGCGCCATGCGCAGACTTATAAAAGATGTTCCTAACTACCCTGCCCTTTTTATGGTAGCCATGGCTGACAGCCTGGCCTCTGCTGGACCTGATAAAGAATCAAATCTAGAAAAGGAATTAGCCGAGCTTTTCTGGGAGATTCACCGTTTTAATGAAGAAATATTGATAAAGCAGGAAAAAGAAAGGCTCGTTACTGGCCAAGATTTGATAGACCTTTTCGGCCTGGAACCAGGCCCTATATTTCGCGAACTTCTTGAAGCCGTAGAAGAGGCTCGCAGCGAAGGCAAGATAAAAACCCGCGAAGAAGCCCTTTCCTTGTTAGGATTTCTTATTCAAGAAAAATTCGGGGAAAATTTTAAATAA
- a CDS encoding phosphoenolpyruvate carboxylase produces MLRDIFQNLLAEEKELFPSNNLLFKPIDRETNILDLYEDLKIHLKHFRSVTDENPFANPILLLAINLTRRLEKGEVTFSALEQLVQFLDTKAYVVRAERMGQYVGERDPLKNLKLIENFIKKIPGLDDNDWEVFAAQVSSEFFGIVITAHPTFALRFDLLRALSDLASGRNNDGVPLNKEQIKQLLVKALHTEHLPEPNISLDKEHALALEAISNLKKAILLLYDLVFKVAREHFPDKWWEIHPRLITVASWVGYDLDGRRDIDWAKSFTFRLEERKLALTRYQQQFQDILGLCSDSEGSKALREVLAEALGAVTQNLEGIDEEIDVFRRLSENKLESIEDLRRVSQKMYKGLSRRLTKPSVLISWIDEAIAKAKDYPELLHRLCVLRAEVDNFGLGGSHIHVRLNSKQIHNAIRTLIGLETDPEDPSAKKTYLKALDRLLAEVSPVTINFGSLLAERTTAKRLFMLVAQMAKYIDAETPIRFLIAETESSFTPIAALYFAKLFNVEEIVDISPLLETPRALIRGARIIDEMLNDYYYRNYVLLRGRLCVQTGFSDAGRHLGQTAAGFIIENFRRRLAKILDKQKLNDIELVIFNTHGESIGRGAHPASFEARFNYLMSPRSRKELLRVGINLKEEVSFQGGDGYVYLLNPCLALAVLTRIFEFLEKSLKVSDDDPYYQEWDYVFEFFTTIQQFNERLMQDSDYALLLNDYGRNFLFPTGSRPVKRQFEIEKSLLTAAEIRAIPHNAVLHQLGLLAIPMGGVGQAIGKNPEMFLHLERRSSRFKLVVSMAEYALSFSDFYAFLGYINVLDPGFWLMLSAKADNSLHAEELRQVANALENKDYFVKFSKIGRLFGRDLLLFTEVLQIIHSIRGNRPGVLYERDGLWMDERVRDYLEILHAVRLAIICNIFTLAVQIPDFSPQRGTTREEVIERLLCLEVEEAVKVLKDIFPLLEHSSNAEDFGEKATYQSEQYLGYFQEHQNIFIPLESLYRLIKRITGGVTHIIGSFG; encoded by the coding sequence ATGCTAAGAGATATTTTTCAAAATTTATTGGCAGAGGAAAAAGAGCTTTTCCCTTCGAATAATCTTCTTTTTAAGCCTATCGATAGAGAAACTAACATACTAGACCTATACGAAGACCTAAAAATACACTTGAAGCATTTTCGTTCAGTAACCGATGAAAATCCATTTGCCAATCCTATTTTACTTTTGGCCATTAATCTTACCCGCCGTTTGGAAAAAGGAGAAGTTACTTTTTCTGCCCTAGAACAGCTGGTTCAGTTTCTTGATACCAAGGCCTACGTGGTTAGAGCAGAACGTATGGGCCAATATGTTGGGGAAAGGGACCCGCTTAAGAATTTAAAACTTATCGAAAATTTTATAAAAAAAATTCCCGGTCTAGATGATAACGATTGGGAAGTTTTTGCCGCTCAAGTATCTAGCGAGTTTTTCGGGATAGTTATAACCGCTCATCCTACTTTTGCTTTGCGTTTTGACCTCCTGCGTGCCCTTTCTGACCTGGCCAGTGGCCGAAATAATGATGGCGTGCCCTTAAATAAAGAGCAGATAAAACAATTGCTCGTAAAGGCTTTGCATACGGAACATTTACCTGAGCCAAACATTTCTCTTGATAAAGAACACGCTTTAGCTTTAGAGGCTATTTCCAACCTCAAAAAAGCGATTTTGCTCCTCTATGACCTGGTATTTAAAGTAGCGCGAGAACATTTTCCTGATAAATGGTGGGAGATTCACCCACGCTTGATAACGGTAGCTTCCTGGGTAGGTTATGACTTAGACGGCCGCCGTGACATTGACTGGGCTAAATCTTTTACTTTCCGCCTGGAAGAAAGGAAACTGGCTCTAACCCGCTATCAACAACAATTTCAAGATATTTTGGGCTTATGCTCTGATTCAGAGGGAAGTAAGGCTTTACGAGAAGTATTGGCTGAGGCTTTAGGTGCTGTTACGCAAAATCTTGAAGGGATAGACGAAGAAATAGACGTTTTCCGCAGGCTTTCTGAAAATAAACTCGAAAGCATTGAAGATTTACGGCGCGTATCTCAAAAGATGTACAAGGGGCTTTCGCGCCGTCTGACTAAGCCCAGCGTCCTTATTAGCTGGATTGATGAGGCCATAGCCAAAGCTAAAGATTATCCAGAACTACTCCACCGACTCTGTGTTTTGCGAGCTGAGGTTGACAACTTCGGCCTGGGAGGCTCGCACATTCACGTGCGCTTGAATTCCAAGCAGATTCATAACGCCATTCGTACCTTGATAGGCCTTGAGACTGACCCTGAAGACCCCAGTGCTAAAAAGACATATCTCAAAGCCCTTGATAGACTTCTGGCCGAGGTTTCTCCCGTTACCATTAATTTTGGCTCTCTCCTGGCTGAGCGCACTACGGCCAAGCGGCTTTTCATGTTAGTTGCCCAAATGGCCAAATATATTGACGCTGAGACACCGATCAGGTTTTTGATAGCTGAAACAGAGAGTAGTTTCACTCCCATCGCGGCTCTTTATTTTGCTAAGTTATTCAACGTAGAAGAAATTGTAGATATTTCTCCCCTCCTTGAGACGCCTAGGGCCTTGATTCGCGGTGCACGCATTATCGATGAAATGCTTAATGATTATTACTACCGCAATTATGTCCTCCTAAGAGGGCGGCTTTGTGTGCAAACTGGTTTTTCCGATGCTGGCCGTCACCTAGGGCAGACGGCTGCAGGCTTTATTATAGAAAATTTCCGCCGGCGTTTAGCCAAAATTTTAGACAAGCAAAAATTAAACGATATAGAACTGGTTATTTTTAATACCCACGGAGAATCAATTGGTAGAGGTGCTCACCCGGCTAGTTTTGAGGCTCGGTTTAATTATCTTATGTCTCCTCGTAGTCGTAAAGAGTTGCTCAGAGTTGGAATAAATTTAAAAGAGGAAGTTTCCTTTCAAGGTGGTGATGGTTACGTTTATCTTTTGAACCCCTGTCTTGCTCTTGCGGTTTTGACCCGAATTTTTGAATTCCTTGAAAAATCTTTGAAGGTTTCCGATGATGATCCCTATTATCAGGAATGGGATTATGTGTTTGAGTTTTTTACCACCATTCAGCAATTTAATGAGCGATTAATGCAAGATTCAGATTATGCGCTCCTTTTAAACGACTACGGTAGAAATTTTCTTTTTCCGACTGGTTCAAGGCCTGTTAAGCGGCAGTTTGAGATTGAAAAATCTCTTTTGACAGCGGCAGAAATAAGGGCTATTCCGCATAACGCTGTTTTACATCAATTAGGCTTATTAGCTATCCCCATGGGAGGAGTAGGGCAGGCCATAGGAAAAAATCCCGAAATGTTTTTACATCTCGAAAGGCGATCTTCTAGGTTTAAGCTCGTTGTTTCTATGGCGGAATATGCCCTTTCTTTTTCGGATTTTTATGCATTTCTGGGATATATAAATGTGTTAGACCCTGGTTTTTGGCTTATGTTATCAGCCAAAGCCGATAATTCTCTTCATGCCGAGGAATTACGTCAGGTAGCCAATGCCCTAGAGAATAAAGATTATTTCGTAAAGTTTTCTAAGATAGGCCGTCTTTTTGGCCGAGACTTATTGCTTTTTACCGAGGTTTTACAAATTATTCACAGTATAAGAGGAAATAGGCCGGGAGTTTTATACGAAAGAGACGGCCTCTGGATGGATGAGCGGGTTAGAGATTATCTTGAAATTCTTCACGCGGTAAGATTGGCTATTATTTGTAACATCTTTACTCTGGCTGTTCAGATTCCAGACTTTAGCCCCCAAAGAGGAACCACTAGAGAAGAAGTTATTGAACGTCTTCTTTGTCTAGAGGTAGAAGAAGCCGTCAAAGTTTTGAAAGATATATTCCCTCTACTTGAGCATTCCTCTAATGCCGAGGATTTTGGAGAAAAGGCTACTTATCAAAGTGAGCAATATTTAGGCTATTTTCAGGAGCATCAAAATATTTTTATCCCTTTGGAAAGTCTTTATCGTTTGATAAAAAGAATTACAGGTGGTGTAACCCACATTATCGGCTCTTTTGGCTAG